Part of the Picrophilus oshimae DSM 9789 genome, AGGAAAAAGTTGAGGAAAAAATAGAGGTAAATGAGGTAAATAATATTGAAGGCGATGCTGAAATAGGCAGCGAGGCCATCGATAATGAATACATTATATTAAGAATTACCGAAAACCAGCCCCCAATAGCACAGCCAGAGAGGAATTATTACCTTCATAAAAATGATGTTGTTTACCTTAGAAAGGGCCTTGCCGATATCTTAATAAAAAGGAATGCCGCTGTGAAAATAAATATTTAATATTCTATTTTGCATCTCTAACCATGGAAAAGATCTGCGATGTTTCAGGATGCAATGAGGAGAGATTCAAAACAGTGCCTGCTGATCTTGCAAGGAAGGCGTTCTCACTTAAAAGTGACAAAACAAAGGTTCATCTCTGCAAGGCCCATTACAAGGAATATAAAAAGAAGACAAAGCAGGATAGGGATATAGAAAAAATGGGATGGGAGTAATCCTTGGAGGGCATCTCAATAGTCACAACAGTTAAAAATGAGGAGAGACATATAAAGGATTTTATAGAATCGATAGCGGTCCAGGAGGGACCGTTCGAGCTTATAATAGTTGACAGCATGAGCTCTGATAATACATTAAAGATAATAAATGAGCTCATGGAGAGGTACGATTTTATAAGATTAATAAGAATGAAGTCTACAAGGGGCGCTGGCAGAAACATAGGTGCAAGGAATTCGATTTATAATTACATTGCATTTATAGATGGTGATGCCATTGCGGATAAAAACTGGCTTAAATCAATAAGAAGGCATCTGTCATATGATTTAATAGCGGGTGAAACCGTGACCCGTGGAAGGTACAGGCTGGACCGCGTTAAAATATATTATAAGGG contains:
- a CDS encoding glycosyltransferase, which produces MEGISIVTTVKNEERHIKDFIESIAVQEGPFELIIVDSMSSDNTLKIINELMERYDFIRLIRMKSTRGAGRNIGARNSIYNYIAFIDGDAIADKNWLKSIRRHLSYDLIAGETVTRGRYRLDRVKIYYKGFEVTRPSANLIYKKDLFFRINGFDENFITAEDIDLNIRAIDAGARYTLCQDCIVYNLSRDDIKGFIKQAFWNGYGRLQLKRKHKNMKFGYKGEIKNIFRPYYFIRNFFGAIGYIYAIMKN